The Thermus oshimai DSM 12092 nucleotide sequence GCGTGGAGGGCCCCCACGGCCCCCTTGGGGTGCCAGAGGAGGACGGGGTAGCAGTCCGCCACCCCCACCCGGAGGAGGAGGCCCCTTTCCCGGGTGAGGAGGCCATCCCCCTCCCACACCCCGGGGCCTTCCGCCCAGTGGACCGCCGTGCCGTGCACCTGCTTGAGGGCCGCCACCTTGGGGTTCCCGAAGGCCTGGAGGACCCGGCGCTGGTTCTCGGCCACCTTTAGGGGATCGTCCCCGGTGGCGGGGGAGAGGTTGAGACTCCAGAAGGGGCCTTCCGAAACCCCCCCGAGCCGGGTGGTGAAGCCGTGGGGGGTGGGGAGGGGGGTGGTGAGGAGGGGGACCATGCCCCCATTCTGCCAGGGGAGTGTGCCCAAATACCCCTTATTTCCACAGGCTTAGGTGTATGCTGGGGCCATGCGGACGGACCGGAACCAGCTCCGCTTCAACCAGGCCCTTTTGGTCATCCTCCTGCCCCTGGCGGCCCTTCTGGACTGGCCTTGGCTCGTCTACCTCCTCTTCCTCCTGATGGCCAGCCAGCATACCCCTTGGGATCTCCTGGTGGCCCTAAAGCGCCTCTTCCGGATTCCCCCAAGCCCCGTGGAGGAGGACCCCAGGCCCCACCGTTTTGCCCGTACCTTGGGGGGGCTCTTTTTGGGCCTGGCCTCCTTGGCCCTCCTCTTGGGCCTTGAGGGGCTCGGCTACGGCCTGGCCCTTCTCGTGGCCCTCCTGGCCTTCGTCAACCTGGCCTTCGGCTTCTGCCTGGGCTGCTTCCTCTACCTCCACCTGCGCTACGCCCGGGCCCTCATAACCGGGCGATAGCCTCCAGGAGCTTCACCATCTCGATGGCGGTGAAGACCGCCTCCGCCCCCTTGTTCCCCGCCTTGCCCCCGGCGCGCTCCTGGGCTTCCTCCGGGGTGTTGGTGGTGAGGACCCCGAAGACGATGGGCTTTTCCGTCTGGAGCATGGCCTGCATGAGCCCCCCCGCGGCCTGGGTGGCCACGTACTCGAAGTGGGGGGTTTCCCCCCGGATCACCGCCCCTAGGGCCACCACCGCGTCCACGTCGG carries:
- the ribH gene encoding 6,7-dimethyl-8-ribityllumazine synthase; the encoded protein is MQGKTLSPILTARGVRLAVAVGRFNERVTKLLLEGALEAYARLGGDPKEVLVVWVPGSFELPLVAKRLAQRPDVDAVVALGAVIRGETPHFEYVATQAAGGLMQAMLQTEKPIVFGVLTTNTPEEAQERAGGKAGNKGAEAVFTAIEMVKLLEAIARL
- a CDS encoding DUF4395 domain-containing protein, whose amino-acid sequence is MRTDRNQLRFNQALLVILLPLAALLDWPWLVYLLFLLMASQHTPWDLLVALKRLFRIPPSPVEEDPRPHRFARTLGGLFLGLASLALLLGLEGLGYGLALLVALLAFVNLAFGFCLGCFLYLHLRYARALITGR